One Microlunatus soli genomic window carries:
- the deoC gene encoding deoxyribose-phosphate aldolase, giving the protein MATATRSRTKRRSATGTAAPFADVVADEGSLRRFLDGLPGVDPVALEQRAAALATRSIKKESKQAAIDLAISMVDLTTLEGADTAGKVRNLVRKALQPDPELADTPRVAAVCIYPDLVPIAAEALAGSEQTGTKINIASVATAFPSGRAATEVKIADVGTAVDAGADEIDMVIDRGAFLAGNYGKVFDEIVAVKQAAGSARLKVILETGELATYDNVRRASWLALLAGGDFIKTSTGKVSPAATLPVTHVMLQAVKDWKRITGEQRAVKPAGGIRTAKDAIRYLVAVREVAGPEWLDPHWFRFGASSVLNDLIMQRRKMLSGHYWGADYVTVD; this is encoded by the coding sequence ATGGCCACCGCCACCCGATCTCGTACCAAGCGCAGGTCCGCAACGGGCACCGCAGCTCCCTTCGCCGACGTCGTCGCCGACGAAGGCTCGCTGCGTCGTTTCCTGGACGGTCTGCCGGGCGTCGACCCGGTCGCGTTGGAGCAACGCGCCGCCGCACTGGCGACCCGCTCGATCAAGAAGGAATCCAAACAGGCCGCCATCGATCTGGCGATCTCGATGGTCGACCTGACCACGCTGGAGGGCGCGGACACCGCCGGCAAGGTTCGCAACCTGGTCCGCAAGGCTCTGCAGCCCGACCCGGAACTGGCCGACACCCCGCGGGTGGCGGCTGTCTGCATCTACCCCGATCTGGTGCCGATCGCCGCCGAGGCCCTGGCCGGCTCCGAGCAGACCGGGACCAAGATCAACATCGCGTCGGTGGCGACCGCGTTCCCGTCCGGCCGGGCGGCGACCGAGGTCAAGATCGCCGATGTCGGCACCGCGGTCGACGCCGGCGCCGACGAGATCGACATGGTGATCGACCGGGGCGCCTTCCTGGCCGGCAACTACGGCAAGGTGTTCGACGAGATCGTGGCGGTCAAACAGGCCGCCGGGAGCGCCCGGCTGAAGGTGATCCTGGAGACCGGTGAGCTGGCAACCTACGACAATGTCCGCAGGGCGTCCTGGCTGGCGCTGCTGGCCGGCGGCGACTTCATCAAGACCTCCACCGGCAAGGTCAGCCCGGCCGCGACGTTGCCGGTCACCCACGTGATGCTGCAGGCGGTCAAGGACTGGAAGCGGATCACCGGCGAACAGCGGGCAGTCAAACCGGCCGGCGGGATCCGGACCGCCAAGGACGCGATCCGTTACCTGGTTGCGGTCCGCGAGGTGGCCGGCCCGGAGTGGCTGGACCCGCACTGGTTCCGATTCGGCGCATCGTCGGTGCTGAACGATCTGATCATGCAACGTCGCAAGATGCTCTCCGGGCACTACTGGGGCGCCGACTACGTGACCGTTGACTGA
- a CDS encoding endonuclease/exonuclease/phosphatase family protein codes for MTYNVHRWRDDRAALATVIRACSPDLAMIQEAPTWWGTRRRRLAFAREVGLHYIAGRGRSGAFVKDPGRWEFRTRWIRRPLIRRGRKHRTLQVLNGAVAARTTVDRRTLTVIGCHLGLHNQGRIGELNQVLELAPLSGPYLVVGDINERLGGPVWKLAADTGLIDQHAAAERARPTFPAAAPQHRIDVVWATPDVSSVPVDLTALGLSPELIGRASDHVPVVVDLTLTATTG; via the coding sequence ATGACCTACAACGTCCATCGGTGGCGTGACGATCGTGCTGCCCTGGCCACGGTGATCCGGGCCTGCTCGCCGGATCTGGCGATGATCCAGGAGGCGCCGACCTGGTGGGGGACGCGCCGGCGCCGGCTGGCGTTCGCCCGCGAGGTGGGGTTGCACTACATCGCAGGTCGCGGTCGATCGGGTGCCTTCGTCAAGGATCCCGGACGTTGGGAGTTCCGGACCCGGTGGATCCGTCGGCCGCTGATCCGAAGGGGCCGCAAGCACCGGACGCTGCAGGTGCTCAACGGAGCCGTCGCTGCCCGGACCACGGTCGATCGGCGGACGCTGACGGTGATCGGCTGCCATCTCGGCCTGCACAACCAGGGCCGGATCGGCGAGCTCAATCAAGTCCTCGAGCTTGCGCCGCTCAGCGGTCCGTACCTGGTGGTCGGCGACATCAACGAACGGCTCGGCGGCCCGGTCTGGAAGCTGGCGGCCGACACCGGACTGATCGATCAGCACGCCGCAGCAGAACGGGCCCGGCCGACCTTCCCGGCAGCCGCGCCGCAGCATCGCATCGACGTCGTCTGGGCAACCCCGGACGTGTCGAGTGTCCCGGTCGACCTGACGGCGCTGGGACTGTCACCCGAGCTGATCGGTCGGGCCTCCGACCATGTTCCGGTGGTCGTCGACCTGACGCTGACGGCCACTACAGGCTGA
- a CDS encoding nucleoside/nucleotide kinase family protein translates to MASDRFAVTGRREQLLSRRVVLLAGPSGSGKSRVARLAGCPSLNLDDFYYDADHPDLPLLTKSDRGFEGGAPLAVQIDWDDPGSWNAAEAVAAVDQLLQSGTAEVPRYDISRSARVGSHRVDLGDATCFVAEGVFGMEMAEHCRSAGVTVERLFLDRPRILVMILRFVRDLREHRKPLPMLVRRGLALYRADAGLRRRALAADFRMVGLRQALSVISGS, encoded by the coding sequence GTGGCATCCGACCGGTTCGCCGTCACTGGCCGGCGGGAGCAGCTACTGAGTCGCAGGGTCGTCCTGCTGGCGGGCCCTTCCGGCAGTGGCAAGTCGCGGGTGGCGCGACTGGCCGGTTGCCCGAGCCTCAATCTGGACGACTTCTACTACGACGCCGATCATCCTGATCTTCCGCTGCTGACAAAGTCAGATCGGGGGTTCGAGGGGGGCGCGCCCCTTGCCGTGCAGATCGATTGGGACGATCCTGGCAGCTGGAACGCTGCCGAAGCGGTGGCTGCGGTCGATCAACTGCTGCAGTCCGGCACTGCCGAGGTCCCGCGCTACGACATCTCCCGCAGCGCCCGGGTCGGCAGCCACCGGGTCGACCTCGGTGACGCGACCTGCTTCGTCGCCGAGGGAGTGTTCGGGATGGAGATGGCCGAGCACTGCCGGTCGGCCGGGGTGACAGTCGAGCGCCTCTTCCTCGATCGGCCCCGGATCCTGGTGATGATCTTGCGGTTCGTCCGCGATCTCCGCGAGCATCGCAAGCCGCTGCCGATGCTGGTCCGGCGAGGTCTGGCGCTCTATCGGGCCGACGCCGGGCTGCGACGCCGAGCGCTGGCCGCGGACTTCCGGATGGTCGGTCTGCGACAAGCGCTCTCGGTGATCAGCGGTTCCTGA
- a CDS encoding N-acetylmuramoyl-L-alanine amidase family protein produces the protein MRELRRSVLSLICCAVLVGCADAGPNPTGSANRTPALTESPAAASPTGPISPTDATSPTDATSPTRAPATASARSGTPTHPSAAPTRSSAAPVIIIDPGHSGRSIRRTEPTTGLTDFDYPNAPEMHEVYEVSTCVADGLRDLGYRVIMTKKDADDTVGLAERARIANKAKADLAISVHNDHGQNPAFQAVYSQRGIRHGDRYRPMWRGSGSNRTVFDHPAVARASARYARVIARERGAVLAAEVDVAEENFSGRAGLEPGNLALVQLLAEVPWVYNEAGALTGGSTTRRMTRAAQTAYAEGLLQGVVSAVPGPDAGTEPASPRELRSCIDRQHKL, from the coding sequence GTGCGGGAGCTGCGGCGGTCGGTGCTGAGCCTGATCTGCTGTGCCGTGCTGGTCGGCTGCGCCGACGCCGGGCCGAACCCGACCGGATCCGCGAACCGGACACCCGCACTCACCGAGTCACCGGCTGCCGCCTCTCCGACCGGCCCGATCTCGCCGACCGATGCGACCTCGCCGACCGATGCGACCTCGCCGACCAGGGCGCCCGCTACCGCATCAGCCCGGTCCGGCACACCGACGCACCCGTCCGCTGCTCCGACCCGTTCGTCTGCTGCACCGGTGATCATCATCGACCCGGGGCACAGCGGACGGTCGATCCGCAGGACCGAGCCGACTACCGGACTGACCGACTTCGACTACCCCAATGCCCCGGAGATGCACGAGGTGTACGAGGTCAGCACCTGTGTCGCCGACGGGCTGCGTGACCTCGGCTACCGGGTGATCATGACCAAGAAGGACGCCGACGACACCGTCGGCCTGGCCGAGCGGGCCCGGATCGCGAACAAGGCGAAAGCCGATCTGGCGATCAGTGTGCACAACGATCACGGCCAGAACCCCGCCTTCCAGGCGGTCTACAGCCAGCGCGGCATCAGGCACGGCGACCGCTACCGGCCGATGTGGCGCGGCAGCGGCAGCAACCGGACGGTCTTCGATCACCCGGCCGTCGCCCGGGCGAGCGCGCGGTATGCGCGGGTGATCGCCCGCGAGCGCGGTGCGGTACTTGCTGCCGAGGTCGACGTTGCCGAGGAGAACTTCTCCGGCCGGGCCGGGCTCGAGCCGGGCAACCTGGCTCTGGTCCAACTGCTGGCCGAGGTTCCCTGGGTCTACAACGAGGCCGGTGCGCTGACGGGTGGGTCGACCACCCGGAGGATGACGAGGGCCGCTCAGACCGCGTACGCCGAAGGTCTGCTGCAGGGTGTGGTCTCGGCCGTACCGGGCCCGGACGCCGGCACCGAACCGGCATCGCCCCGTGAGCTGCGGAGCTGCATCGACAGGCAGCACAAGTTGTAG
- a CDS encoding Tex family protein produces MQLQTVESRIAEELGVGTGQVIAAVALLDDGSTVPFIARYRKEVTGGLDDAQLRTLEERLRYLRELDERKQAILESIESQGKLTDDLRAQIVGADTKARLEDIYLPYKPKRRTKAMIAREAGLEPLADALLGDPTLDPQQTAAGYVDADRGVADITAALDGARAILIERFAEDADLIGELRERLWKTGRLVSKVREGKETDGAKFSDYFDFAESFSSLPSHRILALNRGEKEDVLTLSISPTATDEEAAAASTLGPTGYEQLIARRFGVENLGRAADRWLQGVVGWAWRTKILITLGVDIRIRLRQLAEEKAISVFATGVKDVLMAAPAGTRPTLGLDPGFRTGVKVAVVDATGKVVDTGVIYPHVPKNQWDASLARLAELCAAHRVELIAIGNGTASRETEKLAAELIIKHPELELTKAVVSEAGASVYSASAYASDELPELDVSLRGAVSIARRLQDPLAELVKIDPKSIGVGQYQHDLSEVGLSRSLDAVVEDCVNAVGVDVNTASAPLLTRVSGITASLAAGIVRHRDQCGPFRSRTALQQVPRLGPKAYEQAAGFLRIIDGDEPLDASAVHPESYPVVRRIQAAAGVDHDSLIGKPGVLTGLKPKDFTDDQVGLPTVTDIFAELEKPGRDPRPAFVTASFADGVEKLTDLVPGMILEGQVTNVAAFGAFIDVGVHQDGLAHVSALSKSFVSDPRDVVKPGDLVKVKVLDVDTLRQRISLTLRLDDELPAAPSGAASDKQPAGGPNKSKRAGNGGDRRGGKKPGRPARDRMPANSAMADALRKAGLTG; encoded by the coding sequence GTGCAGCTGCAGACGGTCGAGAGCCGGATCGCCGAAGAACTGGGTGTCGGAACAGGGCAGGTCATCGCGGCGGTGGCGCTGCTCGACGACGGGTCGACGGTGCCGTTCATCGCCCGCTACCGCAAGGAGGTGACCGGCGGTCTGGATGACGCCCAGCTGCGCACCCTGGAGGAGCGGCTGCGCTATCTGCGTGAGTTGGACGAACGCAAGCAGGCGATCCTGGAGTCGATCGAGAGTCAGGGAAAGCTGACCGACGACCTGCGCGCCCAGATCGTCGGCGCCGACACCAAGGCCCGGCTGGAGGACATCTACCTGCCGTACAAGCCGAAGCGGCGGACCAAGGCGATGATCGCCAGGGAGGCCGGCCTGGAGCCGTTGGCCGACGCACTGCTCGGCGATCCGACGCTCGATCCGCAGCAGACCGCCGCCGGCTACGTCGACGCCGACCGCGGCGTCGCCGACATCACGGCTGCGCTGGACGGTGCCCGAGCGATCCTGATCGAACGCTTCGCCGAGGACGCCGACCTGATCGGTGAACTCCGCGAACGCCTGTGGAAGACCGGCCGACTGGTGTCGAAGGTGCGCGAGGGCAAGGAGACCGACGGCGCGAAGTTCTCCGACTACTTCGACTTCGCCGAGTCCTTCAGCAGCCTGCCGTCGCATCGGATCCTCGCCCTCAACCGCGGTGAGAAGGAGGACGTGCTGACCCTGTCGATCTCACCGACGGCGACCGACGAGGAAGCTGCCGCAGCCAGCACGCTCGGCCCGACCGGTTACGAGCAGCTGATCGCCCGACGGTTCGGCGTCGAAAACCTCGGCCGGGCCGCCGATCGCTGGCTGCAGGGTGTCGTCGGCTGGGCCTGGCGGACCAAGATCCTGATCACGCTCGGAGTCGACATCCGGATCCGGCTGCGGCAACTGGCCGAGGAGAAGGCGATCAGTGTCTTCGCCACCGGCGTCAAGGACGTCCTGATGGCAGCGCCGGCCGGCACCCGGCCGACCCTCGGGCTGGACCCCGGCTTCCGGACCGGCGTCAAGGTGGCCGTCGTGGACGCCACCGGCAAAGTCGTCGACACCGGCGTGATCTATCCGCACGTTCCGAAGAACCAGTGGGACGCATCGCTGGCCAGGTTGGCAGAACTGTGCGCCGCGCATCGGGTCGAGCTGATCGCCATCGGCAACGGCACCGCCTCCCGGGAGACCGAGAAGCTGGCTGCGGAGTTGATCATCAAGCACCCCGAGCTCGAGCTGACCAAGGCCGTGGTGTCGGAGGCCGGCGCCTCGGTCTACTCGGCATCGGCCTACGCCTCCGACGAGCTGCCCGAGCTCGACGTGTCGTTGCGCGGAGCAGTGTCGATCGCTCGTCGATTGCAGGATCCGCTGGCCGAGTTGGTCAAGATCGATCCGAAGTCGATCGGCGTCGGTCAGTATCAGCACGACCTGTCCGAGGTCGGCCTGTCGCGGTCGCTGGATGCGGTCGTCGAGGACTGTGTGAACGCGGTCGGTGTCGACGTCAACACCGCATCGGCACCGCTGCTGACCCGGGTGTCGGGGATCACCGCCTCGCTGGCTGCCGGGATCGTCCGGCATCGTGATCAATGCGGCCCGTTCCGATCTCGGACCGCGTTGCAGCAGGTTCCCCGCCTTGGACCGAAGGCCTACGAACAGGCCGCCGGCTTCCTGCGGATCATCGACGGCGACGAACCACTCGACGCCTCCGCCGTCCACCCGGAGTCCTATCCGGTGGTCCGGCGGATCCAGGCCGCCGCCGGCGTTGATCATGATTCCCTGATCGGCAAGCCCGGCGTACTGACCGGGCTGAAACCGAAGGATTTCACCGACGATCAGGTCGGGCTGCCGACGGTCACCGACATCTTCGCCGAGTTGGAGAAGCCGGGACGCGACCCACGTCCGGCCTTTGTCACCGCCTCGTTCGCCGACGGCGTGGAGAAGCTCACCGATCTGGTTCCTGGAATGATCTTGGAAGGCCAGGTCACCAACGTCGCCGCCTTCGGCGCCTTCATCGACGTCGGAGTGCATCAGGACGGGCTGGCTCACGTCTCCGCACTGTCCAAGAGCTTCGTCTCCGATCCGCGGGACGTGGTCAAGCCCGGTGACCTGGTCAAGGTCAAGGTGCTGGACGTCGACACCTTGCGGCAGCGGATCTCCCTCACCCTGCGACTGGACGACGAGCTGCCCGCAGCACCGTCGGGTGCTGCGTCGGACAAGCAGCCCGCTGGCGGGCCGAACAAGAGCAAGCGCGCCGGCAACGGCGGTGATCGTCGTGGCGGGAAGAAGCCCGGCCGGCCGGCACGGGATCGGATGCCGGCCAACAGTGCGATGGCCGACGCCCTCCGGAAGGCGGGGCTGACCGGCTGA
- a CDS encoding aldehyde dehydrogenase family protein: MATGIDWEYAPAPESEAIARVKKRYLPFIDGKFIEGGGDDLITVNPGRAVDLATVSTVNRADLDTAVAAARRAYDGPWSALSGAERGKYLFRIARGIAERARELAVLESLDNGKPIKETRDFDVPTAAQHFFYHAGWADKLPYLGHGPAPRPLGVAGQVIPWNFPLLMAAWKIAPALAAGNTVVIKPAETTPLSILVLAEIIADADLPPGVVNVVPGAGDIGAELVNHSGIDKVAFTGSTAVGKQIQQSLAGTGRKLTLELGGKGANIVFADAALDQAVEGIVNGIFFNAGQVCCAGSRLLVQESVAEELMVRLQERAETLRVGDPLDKNTDVGAINSSAQLSKITELTEAGIAEGAQVWRSSCPLPDRGWFVSPTILTEATASMRISREEIFGPVLSVITFRTPDEALAKANNSPYGLSAGVWTEKGSRAMAMAARLQAGVIWDNTFNRFDPAAAFGGYQESGFGREGGPSGLAAYLATDDEPILAGETKEA, translated from the coding sequence ATGGCCACAGGTATCGACTGGGAATACGCACCGGCCCCGGAGTCGGAGGCGATCGCGCGGGTCAAGAAGCGCTATCTGCCCTTCATCGACGGCAAGTTCATCGAGGGCGGGGGCGACGACCTGATCACCGTCAATCCCGGCCGGGCGGTCGATCTGGCGACGGTCTCGACGGTGAACAGGGCCGACCTGGACACCGCGGTCGCCGCGGCGCGGCGGGCCTACGACGGCCCGTGGTCGGCGCTGTCCGGTGCCGAGCGTGGCAAATACCTGTTCCGGATCGCCCGGGGTATCGCCGAGCGGGCCCGTGAGCTGGCAGTGTTGGAGAGCTTGGACAACGGCAAGCCGATCAAGGAGACACGGGATTTCGACGTCCCGACCGCGGCCCAGCACTTCTTCTACCACGCCGGCTGGGCCGACAAGCTCCCCTACCTCGGCCACGGTCCGGCGCCCCGCCCGCTGGGCGTCGCCGGTCAGGTGATCCCGTGGAACTTCCCGCTGTTGATGGCGGCCTGGAAGATCGCGCCGGCGCTGGCCGCCGGTAACACGGTGGTGATCAAGCCGGCCGAGACGACCCCGTTGTCGATCTTGGTGCTGGCCGAGATCATTGCCGACGCCGACCTGCCTCCGGGCGTGGTCAACGTGGTCCCGGGAGCCGGCGACATCGGGGCGGAGTTGGTCAACCACTCCGGCATCGACAAGGTCGCCTTCACCGGTTCAACCGCTGTCGGCAAGCAGATCCAGCAGTCGCTGGCCGGCACCGGACGCAAGCTGACACTGGAACTGGGCGGCAAGGGCGCCAACATCGTGTTCGCCGATGCCGCCCTCGATCAGGCAGTCGAGGGCATCGTGAACGGGATCTTCTTCAACGCCGGCCAGGTCTGTTGTGCCGGTTCCCGGCTGCTGGTGCAGGAGTCGGTCGCCGAGGAGCTGATGGTCCGGCTGCAGGAGCGGGCCGAGACGCTGCGGGTCGGCGATCCGCTGGACAAGAACACCGATGTCGGGGCGATCAACTCCTCGGCCCAGCTGTCCAAGATCACCGAGCTGACCGAGGCCGGGATCGCCGAGGGTGCTCAGGTCTGGCGGTCGTCCTGCCCGCTGCCCGACCGTGGCTGGTTCGTCTCCCCCACCATCCTCACCGAGGCGACCGCGTCGATGCGGATCAGCCGGGAGGAGATCTTCGGTCCGGTGCTGTCGGTGATCACCTTCCGTACCCCGGACGAGGCGTTGGCCAAGGCGAACAACTCACCGTACGGGCTGTCCGCCGGTGTCTGGACCGAGAAGGGATCGAGGGCGATGGCGATGGCAGCCCGGCTGCAGGCCGGGGTGATCTGGGACAACACCTTCAACCGTTTCGATCCGGCGGCCGCGTTCGGCGGCTACCAGGAGTCCGGTTTCGGACGCGAGGGCGGACCGTCCGGGCTGGCGGCCTACCTGGCCACCGATGACGAGCCGATCCTCGCCGGCGAGACCAAGGAGGCCTGA
- a CDS encoding MFS transporter, translating to MSAPAKSSAQPSILHQSKAVWAVAFASVIAFMGIGLVDPILPAISSELNATPSQAMLLFTSYLIITGLAMFFTSFVSSRIGAKKTLLIGLVLIVIFAALAGSSSTVDMIIGFRAGWGLGNALFISTALATIVGAASGGVDRAIILYESALGVGIAIGPLVGGLLGTISWRGPFFGTAVLMAIGLIAILVLLGKTTQNVPRISIGAPLAALRNKALLTLGLVALFYNFGFFTLLAYSPFPLDDAAKQLWGPEAFGAIQLGLVFFGWGICLAFTSVFVAQRLAHGIGRRNSIYLAMGCLAIIELVMAFGVHTFAVVTICVIVGGLFLGVMNTVMTEAVMEATDLPRAVASSTYSGIRFLGGAVAPAVAGPISTHLGAGIPFVFGAGAFAVGLIVLTIGRKAIAHIDREEDLGAEDEAEILTAADS from the coding sequence GTGAGTGCACCAGCAAAGTCGTCGGCCCAACCGTCGATTCTCCATCAGAGCAAGGCCGTCTGGGCTGTCGCGTTCGCCTCTGTGATCGCCTTCATGGGCATCGGACTGGTCGATCCGATCCTGCCCGCCATCAGCTCGGAACTGAACGCAACACCCTCCCAGGCGATGCTGCTGTTCACCAGCTATCTGATCATCACCGGGCTGGCGATGTTCTTCACCAGCTTCGTCTCCAGTCGGATCGGCGCGAAGAAGACGCTGCTGATCGGATTGGTACTGATCGTGATCTTCGCCGCGCTGGCCGGATCATCCAGCACCGTCGACATGATCATCGGCTTCCGTGCCGGCTGGGGATTGGGCAACGCGCTGTTCATCTCCACCGCGCTGGCCACCATCGTCGGCGCCGCCAGCGGTGGTGTCGATCGAGCGATCATCCTGTACGAGAGCGCGCTCGGTGTCGGCATCGCGATCGGTCCGCTGGTCGGCGGTCTGCTCGGCACCATCAGCTGGCGCGGACCGTTCTTCGGCACCGCGGTGCTGATGGCGATCGGCCTGATCGCGATCCTGGTGTTGCTCGGCAAGACGACGCAGAACGTGCCCCGGATCAGCATCGGCGCACCACTGGCGGCACTGCGGAACAAGGCGCTGCTCACCCTCGGACTGGTCGCACTGTTCTACAACTTCGGCTTCTTCACCCTGCTGGCCTACAGCCCGTTCCCACTCGATGATGCGGCCAAGCAACTGTGGGGTCCGGAGGCCTTCGGAGCCATCCAGCTCGGTCTGGTGTTCTTCGGCTGGGGGATCTGCCTGGCCTTCACCTCGGTCTTCGTCGCTCAACGGCTGGCCCACGGCATCGGCCGCCGGAACAGCATCTACCTGGCGATGGGCTGCCTGGCGATCATCGAGCTGGTGATGGCCTTCGGTGTGCACACCTTCGCCGTGGTGACCATCTGCGTGATCGTCGGTGGCCTCTTCCTGGGCGTGATGAACACGGTGATGACCGAGGCGGTGATGGAGGCCACCGATCTGCCACGGGCGGTCGCATCGTCCACCTACAGCGGGATTCGGTTCCTCGGCGGCGCCGTCGCCCCGGCCGTCGCCGGGCCGATTTCCACTCACCTCGGTGCGGGGATCCCGTTCGTCTTCGGCGCCGGCGCGTTCGCGGTCGGTCTGATCGTGCTCACCATCGGCCGGAAGGCGATTGCGCACATTGACCGGGAAGAGGATCTGGGTGCCGAGGACGAGGCGGAGATCCTGACCGCAGCGGACTCCTGA
- a CDS encoding aldehyde dehydrogenase family protein has protein sequence MGVAVSKTYKLYVGGAFPRSESGRTYQVSDAGGSFMANAVLASRKDARDAVAAARKGFGGWAKATPYNRGQVIYRIAEMLQGRAAEFVELLITSRGVDHETAAAEVDAAIDRLVHYAGWTDKLTAVFGSANPVSAPYFSYSAPEPTGVVAIVAPTDAPLLGLVSVIAPVIAGGNACVVIAAEADPCVAVTFGEVLATSDVPGGVVNILTGQPAEIAPHLATHADVNALDLTGAAGELATALARDAAGTVKRVYRPSGRPDFAAAPGTARLRAFLEIKTVWHPTGSPSLAGGSSY, from the coding sequence GTGGGTGTCGCAGTGAGCAAGACCTACAAGCTGTACGTCGGTGGGGCCTTTCCGCGTTCGGAATCGGGCCGCACCTATCAGGTCAGCGATGCGGGAGGGAGCTTCATGGCCAACGCAGTGCTGGCCTCACGCAAGGACGCCCGGGATGCGGTCGCCGCCGCGCGCAAGGGCTTCGGCGGCTGGGCCAAGGCCACCCCGTACAACCGCGGTCAGGTGATCTATCGGATCGCCGAGATGCTGCAGGGGCGAGCGGCCGAATTCGTCGAACTGTTGATCACCAGTCGCGGTGTTGATCATGAAACGGCCGCGGCCGAGGTGGACGCGGCGATCGACCGGCTGGTGCACTATGCGGGGTGGACCGACAAGTTGACAGCGGTGTTCGGTTCGGCCAATCCGGTGTCGGCGCCGTACTTCTCCTATTCCGCACCGGAACCGACCGGTGTGGTCGCGATCGTCGCGCCGACCGACGCGCCACTGCTGGGCCTGGTGTCGGTGATCGCGCCGGTGATCGCCGGAGGGAATGCCTGCGTGGTGATTGCCGCCGAGGCCGACCCGTGCGTTGCGGTGACCTTCGGTGAGGTGCTGGCGACCTCGGACGTGCCCGGTGGCGTGGTGAACATCCTGACCGGACAGCCGGCCGAGATCGCGCCGCATCTGGCGACTCATGCAGACGTGAATGCGTTGGACCTGACCGGCGCCGCCGGTGAGCTGGCGACCGCACTGGCCCGGGACGCTGCCGGCACCGTCAAGCGGGTCTATCGACCGAGCGGGCGACCGGATTTCGCGGCGGCGCCCGGGACCGCTCGGCTGCGGGCCTTCCTGGAGATCAAGACGGTGTGGCATCCGACCGGTTCGCCGTCACTGGCCGGCGGGAGCAGCTACTGA
- a CDS encoding NADP-dependent oxidoreductase translates to MINTREIRLVSRPEGEPSAENFALVETTLPDPGPGEVAVHNLAMSVDPYMRGRMNDTPSYAPPWELDQAALGAAVGEVTASGSDRVGVGSLVLHGLGWREDAVLAADQVVLLPRREDVAPSRYLGALGMPGRTAYAGLFRVAAFRPGDTVFVSAAAGAVGSMVGQLARLAGASRVIGSAGSKAKVDHLINDLGFDAAFDYHDGPAAELLARAAPDGIDVYFDNVGGDQLQAAIGAMKLHGRIAVCGMISQYNATAPTPGPSNLALFIGRRITMTGFLVADHDDLADEFASKVGGWLADGSIVAEETVVDGLDHAVQAFIGLLRGQNTGKMIISL, encoded by the coding sequence ATGATCAACACGCGCGAGATCCGACTGGTTTCTCGTCCCGAGGGCGAACCGTCGGCGGAGAATTTCGCCCTGGTGGAGACCACGCTGCCCGACCCGGGTCCGGGCGAGGTCGCGGTGCACAACCTGGCGATGTCGGTCGACCCGTACATGCGGGGACGGATGAACGACACCCCGTCGTACGCGCCGCCCTGGGAGCTGGACCAGGCAGCGCTCGGCGCTGCGGTCGGCGAGGTGACGGCTTCCGGCAGCGACCGGGTCGGAGTCGGCAGCCTGGTGTTGCACGGCCTCGGCTGGCGGGAGGACGCGGTGCTGGCGGCCGATCAGGTCGTGCTGCTGCCCCGCCGCGAGGATGTCGCACCGTCCCGCTATCTGGGCGCTCTCGGGATGCCCGGTCGGACCGCGTACGCCGGTCTGTTCCGGGTCGCGGCGTTCCGGCCCGGTGACACCGTCTTCGTCTCGGCGGCCGCGGGAGCGGTCGGCAGCATGGTCGGGCAGCTGGCCAGGCTGGCCGGCGCGTCCCGGGTGATCGGCAGCGCCGGCAGCAAGGCCAAGGTCGACCACCTGATCAACGACCTCGGCTTCGATGCCGCCTTCGACTATCACGACGGTCCGGCTGCGGAGTTGCTGGCTCGGGCGGCGCCGGACGGCATCGACGTCTATTTCGACAATGTCGGCGGCGACCAACTGCAGGCTGCGATCGGCGCGATGAAGCTGCACGGCCGGATCGCCGTCTGCGGGATGATCTCGCAGTACAACGCGACCGCCCCGACCCCCGGCCCCAGCAATCTGGCCCTGTTCATCGGGCGACGGATCACGATGACCGGTTTCCTGGTCGCCGACCACGATGATCTTGCCGACGAGTTCGCCAGCAAGGTCGGCGGCTGGCTCGCCGACGGCAGCATCGTCGCCGAGGAGACGGTGGTGGACGGGCTCGATCACGCGGTGCAGGCGTTCATCGGGCTGCTACGTGGTCAGAACACCGGGAAGATGATCATCAGCCTGTAG